The sequence below is a genomic window from Ovis canadensis isolate MfBH-ARS-UI-01 breed Bighorn chromosome 8, ARS-UI_OviCan_v2, whole genome shotgun sequence.
ttccctgaccagggactgaacacatctgtgccctgggcagtgaaagcagtcagtcctaaccactgggccatcaggaatCCTCTCAGAACACCTTGGTGAGCTCTTCCCTTCCTGGCCAGTGTGTAATATCCTCCTAAAAAGAAATACAGGCATCAAGCTTCTCTTCTACTTAAACATGAAGAAACTGCAGGGCAGTGACTTGGAAAACGTCAGTTACAACATGAACGCAcaacttttttgtcttttattgaggGTTGTCAACCAGAGCAACACGAACGTTTGACCCATctgcttttaaaatgaagaacaaGGCACACAATTCCAGCCGACTTCGCCAAGGAGAAAAAGTGCGTGGTGTCCGTGGCCAGCTACGGGCGAGACGGGGCTGGGGGTCCAGCAgagcggggaggggaggagagggagacaaaGGACGAGACACGGACACAGACAACACGTGTGCCAGGGCCAGGACAGACACACCGACGCAGGACGCTCTGCAAACATCAACTCCTTTAGGAAAGTCTTCACAATGCCCTTACTGTCACGACGGGCATGAACCGGGGCCTGGTAATCACTGGTGTTTGCGCCGAGTGCACATAAGGCCGAGGGCACTGCCCTCCTTGACCTCACAGTTGACGTCCAGAGCAGCATTCCTCCCCCAGGACTGAGCTCAGCAGACTCCATGGGGGTGCCCGCAGCATTCACAGAGACACGTGTCTTAAAGTCACCTCCACACGATTGCTGCCTTTGCCATTCTGGTATTAAgacacacatttaaaataaaacacagtccAGCTCTGGGCATTCATACAGAAGGCAAGCTATTCATCAGGTGGAGGTCCTCGGTCCTGCATCTCGTCTGGCGGCTGATCCAGCTCCCACAAACTTAGATGCTTCGTGTCTACCTAGAGGCGTGCCTAGCACAGGAGAGACGAGAGCAGAGACCTCCGCAGGAAAAATACaaaactggtttttaaaaatgtaaggctTCAATGTACAATGCAAGCAAGACTTGACACTTTAAAGTCTAATGAGATAAACATTAAATTAGTTATGTGttataaaataagacaaaagttGAGGTAATACATTACACTCTCATATAACCAGCTTTATCTGAGTATAACCTTCTCCCCCCTTCTCAACCTTGGCGTTAAATATACTCAGATGCACAGAAGGAATACCTAGAAATCAGCCTGGAGTTAGTGGAGCAGAGTATGACCTCTGAAAGGCAGGGGAGTCTTACCCTgtattcaaataataaataaaaacttccCTTTTCCAAACCACTGTATAAACGGTACAAAGCCACCACATCACTGATTCTCACACGGGGACTAAAAGCACTGAAAACACCCATCTGCCCTGCACTCCCACAGTCCCTAGAGAAACGGGTTTCTGGCCCGCACGTGGCGACCCGCATGTGGTCCAGCTCTCTGCCCGtcacctcccccttccctctgtaGCACAGACAGGTGTGAGCAGCACTAAGATAGAGAGGGTGCCTTCTCCAGAAGCGGGCCTCGCCGAGTGCCGCTGCACCCCGGACGCCGAAGCGTCCCTGCAGCTGTGCtcgcccgtgtgtgtgtgtgtgtgtgtgtgtgtgtgtgtgtgtgtgagtgtagagAGCACGGTGGGCAAGAACTGTATGTGAACCGGCGTGAGCATGTGTGCATGAACGAGCATGCGTGTGAGTATGGATAAGTGTGCATGAGAGCAGAAGTGTGTGAGCGTGAAAGCTGAGTGTATGGAAGCAAACGTGCACGCGTGCAGGCACGTATGCGTGTCAGCGTGCATGAGAGCACAAGCGTGTGAGCGTGGAAGCTGAGTGTGTGAAGGTAAGCATGTGCCAGTGTGCAGgcatgtacctgtgtgtgtgggACTGTGCACGTGGGCTCCCGGCCCCCAGGAGTCTGCCTGGCCACCGCAGAGCACGGTGCCCATCACAGTGCCCACTGGCCGGCAGACTCTTCTCTTGGCCAGCACCCACCCCCTTGCCAACCGGAAGTTCGGTTCACCTGCGTCGCGGGTTTTCCAGGCCCCAGGACATGGTTCCCACCCAAGAGAGGCAAAACCGTCCACGCAGCACTGCGCCCAGCTCCACACCTGGCCGCCCCCCTTCTGGCCCCCGCACCTGGGGGTCACCGGGCCCCCTGCACCTGCAAAGCCACACCCACCGACGGGACTTCCCccgctgggggtgggggacccaGGGGACACTTAGGGGTGGGGGCTGAGAGGCATGGGTACCGCGACTCACCCCCCACCCACGAGCGCCGAGGACACCCGTGGGCGCGGAAGAAGCCAACAGGTGCAGAGGGCAGACCCGCAGGGCGAGGCCCGGCCGGCGGCAGGGCAGGGTCGCGGCCCTCTCGCCCTTCCTCTGCAGGTGGTGGGCCGCGGGGCCGGCTCTCGGAGCCCGGGAGGGACGCAGGCGGGGTGGCGCCCGTTTCCCCCTTCCCTGCAGGTGGTGGGCCGCGGGGAGCCCGGGAGGGCCGCAGGCGGGGCGGCGGCCGTCTCCCCGTCCTCTGCAGGGGGTGGGCCGCGGGGCCGGCTCTCGGGAGCCCGGCGGGGGGGGGACCGCGGGCGCGGTCACAGCGAGCTCAGGTGCGGCAGCGCGTCCAGGGGCCCCGCCCGGTCGCGCGCGGCGGCCGCCGACTCCACGCCGCGCAGCCACTCGGTGCACTTGCGCACCAGGCCCTCGTCGGCGGTCGCGGCCTCCTCCTCGTACTCCACGTCGTCGTATTTGTGCCGCTCGTTGAGCAGCGACACCTTGAGCAGCGAGCGCAGGTCGGCGGGccgcgggccgggggcgggcggcggcggcggggccagACGGCCGAGGCCCGCGGCCCGGGGGCAGGCGGCGGGCGGGCGCCCGGCGTCGGCTGGGGGCGCCCGCCGGGGCCgagccagcagctgcctctccagGTGGCGCCGCTGGATGACCAGCACGGCCTCGGGCGTGAGGCTCAGCGAGAAGCGCAGGGCGGCGTCGGGCCCGGCGCCCGAGGCGGCCGTCCGCGCCCCCGAGGCCGCGGTCCCCGCGGGGCTGTCGCCGGAACCGGCCGGCCGGGACGCGCACGGGGCCGGGGCGCGCGGGGATGCCGGGCCGGGGGCGCGGCGGGCCGGCGGCCGCTTCAGGGTGGCGGAGGGCCAGGAGCTGGACAGCGGCCCCGGGGGCCGCTCGGGAGGCCGCCTCTTCTTCTCGGCGGCCGCGGCGGGCGGCGAGGGTCCGGGCGGGGCGCAGGCGGGCGCCGCCGGCTTTCGCGGGGCTCCGGGCTTCCGGGGCGGCGGGCGCGCGGCGGGGACCCCCGGGGCCGGggtgggcggcggcggcggcgcgggcgggAACGGCATGGTGGTCAGCGCCCTGGAAGGAGAGGGGCGGCTACCGTGTGGGCGCGCCGAGCCCGGCGCCCTCCCCGGGGGGGCCGcggcccgccccccgcccgccctCCGCACCCACCTGGGCTGGGCCGCGGCATCTCCGGCGCACACACGCCCCCCGCGTCCACACCCAGGGCCTTGCGTCCGGGCACCCCGCTGCCTTCCTCCGTCCTGCCTTCCTTCCGGGGCCAGGGGCTCTGCCGGCTCTCCTCCGGGGACAGCGGCGGCCGGTCCACGCGGAGCCTGGCGCGCCCGCGGGAGGAGGAGCCGCTGCGCCCGCACGCCGGCGCCGCGACTGGGCGACCGAGGCTCCCCGGGCGGCCTTCCACCGCGGGGGCTAATCCATGAGAGGCGGGGAAGACCGGGCGTGTCCTCCGCCCGAGGCGGGGTCCTCGCACGTGGGCCAGAAAGTCGTGTGCCACCTCTCGGCGCTTCTAAGATGGTGCGCAGGCCTGCGGCGGGGGGACCGCGGGCCCCGCGCGCGGCCCCGCATCCCGGTGTCGCGGGAGGAAGCTGGCCGGAGTTCAGAGGCGGGCACAGATATTTCAGGGCATCCTTATGGTTTTGTCTTTGGATCATGTTGAAAgacaatcatttttaaattaaaaacctcGTATTCCTTGGcgaggcaaaaaaaagaaaaaaggccagTTTCGGTTAAATCGTGATATAGGACCTTCAGTTCATTACGGGAGACTCCTGTGAGCACACGGAAAGCATTCACTGCCGTTAACAGCCGTTCAAAGGAATGCAACAGCTTCACTGTCAACAGTCTAGTGGCAGAGACCGGAAAACATTCCTTCAGTTTTCAAATgtgtgttaaataaatgaatgattcacTGCATAATTACAGAGCAGTGCGTCCTAAAGTCAAAATTTCAAATGAGGAGTCCCTGCATTACTTGCGGAGAATCATCCATTGTTTAGAGCTCTTCCACCCGCCTCCCCATGGGATATGCTTTTCTGGGCCAgggaaagcgttagtcactcaattacgtccgagtctttgcaaccccatggactgtagcttgccagactcctctgtccatgggattctccgggcataTTACTGGATatggtatactggagtgggttaccatctgtTTCTCCAGGGAATGGAGGAAATTCTCAGGAATTCTCCAGTAActcccaggaattctccagggaattcttttcttcctgacccaaggatcaaacctgggtcttctgcactgcaggtgccTTCTTTACCCTCCGAATCCCCAGGGAATCCCTTTCTGGGCTACCCAGGAACACAGCTGGGTTGTGTGGGTTACGGCCGAGGTTAGCGGGGAGTCCTCAGACATGGCCGGTGCCCCCTGCGCGGGGCCCTGGCGGGATCTCCAGGCTCTCCTGCTTCCCACCAGCACCTCGCTGCTGTCCGGGCCCCTTCCCACGTGCTCCCCTCAGGGCACGCAAAAGGGAACATGATTGGTGGCTGGAAACCTTCTCTTGATGGTCTGGGATGGAGGCCCtgtcatctccaccatcaccctcAAACCACCCCGAGTGTCTATTTTCTCCATAAAATACACAGTCCCCACTTCCAGACAGGGCTCCCCGCTGTCCTTTCCTCTGGACCTTCTTCCTGTCCCTGCCAGTGTCTCAAGGCATCGTGTCTCCTCCCAAGGCTCAGGGGAAACACTGGAGACAGTTTAGGTCGTAAAACACCTGCGGCGCCGCTGAAATCACGCCGGCATTTTACCCCGCTGTTCTCGGTGGGTGTGGACTAGCTGTGGAAGCCGTGGCGGCAGGAACACTCCTGCGAGGAGCGTGGAGGGCAGCAGAGGCGGTGAAGCCGGTGCAgatgggcggggtgggggtcaggaggcgggaggaggaggaggggctagGGGACCACGGCTATGGGCGCAGCCCCCGGGGGCAGCTGGACGCCCAGAGAGGGATTCCAGGAGGGACCTCAGCACTTCAGGAGCTGTGCCGGCGTCAGCGACTGGCTTTCCCTGCTTCCTGTTTCCTAATTCTTGAAGTCACTCGGTCCTGTTCGCCTCTGCGGCCCCAgggctgtagctctccaggctccccgtccgtgggactctccaggcaagaacactggagtgggttgccatttccttctccagggcatcttcccgacccagggattgaacccaggcctcccgcactgcaggcagatgctttaccctctgagccaccagggaagccctgtttcctAATTCTTAGGATGCTTTGGAAGTGACTCTTGAAGGGTGTGAGTGGGAGGTAAGCGTGGGCTGGCATCTCATGGTCAGGACAGCCGCGTACGTCCACGCACGGGATGGGCGTGCTGTGTGGCACGTGCCGCCCCGCCCCTCTGCCTGTCTCCAGTCTCCTAGACCAGGGCTCCCAGGCGGAAACACCTCCCAACTGCACGCGGCCCCGGGGGGAGGAGATGAGCCTCAGCCCAGCCGTGGGCCCCAGGGCCACGTCAGCCATTGGCACACTAGAGGAGAGAGGGACGCCGCGGGTAAGGAGCCTGCAGCACCCACAGCAGCGGCTGGTCGGCCTTTTCCCCCGAGAGAAACTCGGAGCCGTCGGATGGACACACACGTCACACCAGCCTGGTCCGTGGGCTTCTCCCAGTCCGCTCGGGGACTTGGCACGCGGCACATGTGCCTGGTTTCGGAGGCGGGAAGGTGAACGCCGCGGGCCGCCCCCCAGCACCCCACCCATTCCTCCGCGCTGCGGCCCCACAGCCCCTGTGGGGGAGAGGAGTCCCCAGCCTCGTGGTGGGTGGGCTGCCCTCCCAGGGGCCACGGAGAAGTTAGCATTTCTGGAGGGCTTCGGGCCGCAGACTCTGCGAAAGCCCCCTGCCGACGAGTTCCTCTGCCGAGAACTTTCAGCCCCCTGACGTCGGAGGCTGGAAAGCCTCCCTGGGCCTGCAGGAGCCCGTGGAAGCCGCGGGTGTCTGGCCCTGTCACTGGCGCACTGACTGTTAGAGAGCCCGCTCCACATTCTATTTGGTTGACTTGTTAGCCAGCGACAGTTACCAGTAAGGAAAGTCACACCAGGGAAGATAGCACTCCGTTCAGAATAGGGGATGGAGCAGAAAAGGGATCAGTCAAGAAATATAGTCTGGCTTAATTCATAATTTACGTGGGCTTTTGCATAACATGCCCAGAACACAATAGTGGGGATAAACTACTTATATACCAAATAGTAAAGCTAGAATACTGCGGTGAGGTCATCAGTTCCACAGCCACGGTTCTGTGGTGCAAGAGATAATCGCCAAAATACTCATCTTAACGATATGAAATTCAGTTTGAAATAAAGCTAGTTGATttaaaagatcagttcagttcagttcagtcgctcagtcgtgtccgactctttgcgaccccatgaatcgcagcaccccaggcctccctgtccatcaccaactcccggagttcactcaaactcacgtccatcaagttggtgatgcaatccagccatgtcatcctctgtcatccccttctcctcctgcccccaatccctcccagcatcagagtcttttccaatgagtcaactcttctcatgaggtggccaaagtactggagtttcagctttagcatcattccttccaaagaaatcccagggctgatttcctttagaatggactggttggacatccttgcagtccaagggactctcaagagtcttctccaacaccaccgttcaaaagcatcaattctttggcgctcagccttcttcacagtccaactctcacatccatacatgaccacaggaaaaaccatagccttgactagacagacctttgttggcaaagcttttgatgctatctaggttggtcataactttccttctaaggagtaagcgtcttttaatttcatggctgcagtcaccatctgcagtgattttggagcccccaaaaataaggtctgacaccgtttccactgtttacccatctatttcccatgaaatagatggcatgaagtgatgggacgagatgccatgatcttcgttttctgaatgttgagctttaagccaactttttcactctcatcttacacttccatcaagaggcttttgag
It includes:
- the PRR18 gene encoding proline-rich protein 18, which codes for MIQRQNHKDALKYLCPPLNSGQLPPATPGCGAARGARGPPAAGLRTILEAPRGGTRLSGPRARTPPRAEDTPGLPRLSWISPRGGRPPGEPRSPSRGAGVRAQRLLLPRARQAPRGPAAAVPGGEPAEPLAPEGRQDGGRQRGARTQGPGCGRGGRVCAGDAAAQPRALTTMPFPPAPPPPPTPAPGVPAARPPPRKPGAPRKPAAPACAPPGPSPPAAAAEKKRRPPERPPGPLSSSWPSATLKRPPARRAPGPASPRAPAPCASRPAGSGDSPAGTAASGARTAASGAGPDAALRFSLSLTPEAVLVIQRRHLERQLLARPRRAPPADAGRPPAACPRAAGLGRLAPPPPPAPGPRPADLRSLLKVSLLNERHKYDDVEYEEEAATADEGLVRKCTEWLRGVESAAAARDRAGPLDALPHLSSL